Within Sorghum bicolor cultivar BTx623 chromosome 2, Sorghum_bicolor_NCBIv3, whole genome shotgun sequence, the genomic segment tattgtatgtttgaactatggtaaaagtttcataccTATTGGATTACgtatataacttagttatagatttatttagctttattcttgttgaatctatgctttatatataactaagttatacgtgatccaatgagtatgaaattttttatCATAGTTCAAGAATACAATAGTGagctcaccataaaaattttaccacaattgaaccataggaattacatatatgaattattcgaaATAACTATAGAAAAACACAGATTTAAAGGTACAACAAAAAACTTCGTACTAAAGTGTATCATATTCATCAGAAGTCTAACAAAAAtgaatttattattttatgttttttttaagattcggtaaaattaaataaaaaagaaaaagacaaaattaCCCTCTAAAACTAATAGAAAGGATTATTTGACCGATTTATAAAGTTTAGAGGGTAGAATATATAATTTTATAGTTTGGGATGATGTATTTCACCTGGTGGTAACGTAGAATTTTTTCTTACCAAACTTATTAGAGCACTcaaaatgcaagactctatcatagagttcaagagaattaattatatattatttatgatattttactGATAtgacaaaatatttattaaagaaaaaagtagaaaaaataaaactctaaATCTTATTTAAACTCTAAGTATAtattcgagataataaataactttaccaAGGTGTGTTGTTTCACTCCTCGATCTCTAGTAAAACTTGGATCACCGTCAGTTGCTTGATTTGTTTCTCTTCCCCGCCGTAATCTTGGCGTGGTTTCTTTGGTGGACAGCACAGATGGCCGCCGGAGCACTGCGGCAAGGGGCCTCCTCCCaccggggcggcggcggcggcggcaaggagGCGATGCCTTGCTGGGCGTCGCTGCACATCGACGTGACACAGCTCATCGCCGCGCGGGTGCTCGCCACGGGGGGTTTCCTGGACTACGTCCGCTTCCGCGCGGTCTGCTCCGGctggcgcgccgccgccgcctccccgcGCGGCCGCGGCCTGCTGGATCCGCGCCTCCACCCGCGGCGCTGGATGCTCTTCCCCGAGGGCTTCGGCCAGCACCCGGGCCACCCCGCGCACGGCGGCCACACCCGCTTCTTCGACgtctccgccgccggcgccttcGTCCGCGTCCCCATCCCGGAGCTCGAGGACCACCACGTCCTCGACTCACCCGACGGCCTGCTCCTCCTGGTGCGCTTCGAAGACACCgccctccgcctcctccaccccTTCACCCGTGACGTCGCCGACCTCCCGTCCTTCCACTGCCTTGCCCAGCAGGTGAGGCACCTGGAGGAGCTGCCCGACCGCGTCAGGCTGTTGGATGCTGATGTGTTCTATTTCTACGGGACGCTATCCCGCGAGCTTTGCAGCGCCGTCAACATCACGGCCTCTGGGACCATTACCGTGATGCTAGCGCTTgctcctattggccgggtcgcgGTTGCATCAGCCGGCGATGATCAGTGGACTATAAGCAGCTGGGCCTTGGAGGAGAAGGAACTGGAAGGTGACCCTGCCGTATCAGGGGAAGCTGTATGTGGTGAATCAGAAAGGCGAGCTAATACATGTCTTTCGGATTGATCCTCCGCTACCTTGGCGTGATGGGGATGCATCATTATCTCCACCAACAGTGCCTCCACCAAGGACGGTCGCGACAGTATATAAGGAAATCTACTTGCCTTCTTTGGTTGCATTGGACTCAGAGATCATGCTTGTCGGCTACAAGAACAGGGCTTGTTCATGCATTTTGGTTCTCAagcttgctgatcttgtcttGGGTAGGACTGTTCCAGTGACATGTATAGGTGATCATGTCCTCTTTCCTGGTGCCCGTAGCCTCTGTGTGTCATCCAAATTGGTCGAAACTCCATCATATGGGTCCGAGGGAACTGTCTTGCACAATACAACCTAAACTCTGGTGCTTGGTCGCTGGCTAGTGATGAAAACACATGCTTCGAGACCCCAAACCCCCTCGGCCTCGTCCATCACATCTTTGCTTGTTGCTATCAGAGATTCTGGTATGCATCCTCACTTTTTCCACATCAATTGTTCCTTTGCAAATTTATCCAGAATTTTCATTGGTGGTACTGTATCCGGATCAGCTAAATAGTAGTAAGTAGAGCTGCTTATTAGTTGGAAGCTTAAACTGGTGTCTGTAGGTATGAGGCGACTTAtttatctatatatattataaacAACTAGTTTGACATCAATTAATCTTAATACTTTACAAGTAAAATACAGTTATATTTATTTGTCATCGAGTGAACTTGGGATTAGCTTCATTTCCATTTCAAAAACGCACTTGTGCATTTTCAAAATTAGTGAAAAAACATTTTCTTGTAGGTCATGGATACCCATGCCGACACACAACATTTTTCTTCACAAAAATGATAAAGACTCTTTGTATTTTTTTCGCACAAGGCATATGCTCACTTTTCtccatgaaattttgtattgccTGCAATTATATATGATCTGTGTGTATAATTTTTTTCCCATAGTTTTAGAATGCAAAGCATactttttgtataaattttcaATTTGGTCGCACACTTTTAACTATTCCTTGAGTCTTTATTGCTTTTGCTGTTTGATGCCTAAAGGAACACAGGGTTGCTGTTCTGCGGCATGGATACCTGATTGGTGGGCGAGGCTGCCAGACTGGATCGAATAATTGCAGTAAGTATTGATTTTGATCCTTTCTTTTTATCTTCTAATATAACTAACTTATTAGTGTCCTGGATTGTTTCATTGCTGATACATCGGTGATCTTAAAATTCTTAACCTTACTACGGCTTGCCAGGGGCACTGCAGTACAGCTCAACCTTACTTCCACATGAGCATTGCGAGTTGTGCATTTATCCTTTCTGTATCCCCTGAAAATCTGGATTCTTTGTCTACTATACAACTCAATTTATTCTGCAAACACACCTTATTGAAAGTTGGAATAAACTGAATTTGATTTTGCTTGCGGTGCTATAGCTTCACATATGGCTAGAAGTTCTGTCTTCAATTTCATTACGCTATGCTGCCTTTTGCTCTTTTCACTTTGCCATCGATACAACAATCTCCTAGAAATACTCAAACAGGGGAAGCATGCAGAGTGTTTTCGCCCTCAGGGGAAGCTATTACTTcacatttggatgcactcgtATTCACCTCAACCCACAtttgttggagtggattgggggtgaaaattagttaattttccacctcaatatatgtggattgaggtggatatgagtgcatctaaacaagacctcaataTTGCTTTATATATGACTATTACCATTGATGATGGCTTATCTGTTGTTTCCTTTGGGCAGGCCTAAAATTGGAAGACTCTTGGCCTGCTGTGGACGTTGTACAAAAATGTTCAGTCCATATGTCTATTTCTCCAGTGAATCTCTGCTCATGTTGCGCTCGTGTCTCCTGATGGTTGCTCGTCTGAAGAATTTGGAAAGAGTAGCAGCTGTTTAGTTCaaccctgttttttttttttttgatcaaATAGTTCAACCCTGTTTTCTTAGTCATTCCCTGATCAACCTGAAGAGTGAAACGCAATGCTCTTCATGTACATAATTCTAAAGCAACGCTTTTGTCTACTGGCTACTGCTAGCTGCATCGCCTTGAAATACTGTGTATCTCAGTATTCGTTATCGAAGGGTGATTTTCTGCTGAATATGTTACTCCTTCCGTACTGAAATGAAATGCAAAGTATCCAAGTAATTTTAGGACAAAATAAACCTTGTTTGGATATCTTATGATTATAATCCGGTTATATAATTAAATTATGATCCAAACAAGATTaagattaggccttgtttagatccaaattttttGGGGTTTtagtactatagcactttcgtttgtatttgacaaacattatccaatcatggactaactaggcttaaaagattcgtctcgcgatttacagactgtgcaattagttatttttaatctatatttaatgctctatgtatgtaccttcgatgtgatgagaatcttgtaaacttttaGATTTTTAAGTACATTTAAATAGGGTCTTAGTATAATCAAAACACCTGACTACCATAATAACATAATCTAAGGAGGACTTTTTTTTGGAATGGTGGGCAAAAGTCTAAATTGCCCTCTCCTCTaccttctcttctctcttcccaCAAACATCCAATGGGTAATATATGTCTTGTTCGTTTGtctgataagccatgacagaaattattgttggctgatttgttatgggagaaaaacactgctgaataatAGGTAGATTctttttgctaaattttagtcagctaAACTTAATTAGAaaaaagctaaaatagtttcactagttataaaaaataactaaaataattttaatcAACCGGGGCCAAAGTCTTAAAAACATCGGATTCCCAATTCTCCGGAACTCCAAAATTCCGACTTTCCGACATCTCAGGGGCAGAAAAGTAATTCTCCTTGGATTGGAGTGGAGGTTTGTTCTTTGATTATACGCACGTGCCATGCCAAACCCttgtgtaaaaaaaaaaacaaacaaagaaaAACCGGGAAAACACGCCGGCTCCGCCTCACTCGCGCCCGGCGCCCGCCCCTCCGTCGCCGCCTGCCGCCGCCTGCCGCCGTCCTTCCGACCGCCACACTTCCTCCGCTTCACGCGCTCCTGCAGAAAGCCTCTCCAAGGGCCAAGGTGGCAAGGCCCTTCCTATCCACGCAACACCAGAGCAGCAGAACCCTAGATAAACCCTCTCGGGGGCTAagctccggcggcggcgatggTGAGGGTCCCTCCCGGCGAGTGGGTCCCCcacgtcgaggcctacgtcgacgtcTCCCGCCCCGCCGCGCAACACGTACCGCTCTCTTTCCTCTCCTCTCCACCTCCCCTCTCTCCAGTTGCAGCTTTGGTTCAGCTAGCTTGTGCTTTGAGTAATTCGGCTTGTAGTGTCCGTAATATGAGGTTGATATTTTGGCTGCCGGAAGAAACTATTGGGTCATGTGCGCAATTTGATAGAACACCTTCAGTTTTAGATTCTGTGTAATCCTAGTGCAAAGAACTACTGTTTGGTTAATGCATGAGGTGAATCCGTGAATGTTGGTGCTTGCTAGATTAATTAGCTGGGGAAAAATGTTCCTTTCGCTTCGACTGATACCTGGTTTCATGTGTATCCTAATGCTGTAATGATGTGGTGTGCAACAGTCTGCAAGCGTGGATGCGCTTGCTGCCCTGGTGAACAAGGACAACTTGACCCTCTTCGATTTGGTATGCCCCAGCCCCCATGATATCATTTTGTAGTGTGATCCACCATACTGGGGAAAGCAGGTTGACTTTGTTCCGTTTATCCTTGGTGATTTTGTTCAGGTATCCAAGATGGATATGTATTTGACGACAACAGACCACATTGTCAGATCAAGAGGTTCGTTTATCTCTTTTCTCTGTTGTAGTTACCTTCCACGCTACGTTTATCATGATTTCTTAAGTGACGATCAAACAGTATAATTCAAAGTTTGAACCTTCTTTCTACTGCTAGTTGCCTATGGCTTGTATAATTCCTAAGTTCGTTAGGAGGTTATGGCCTATGGCTAGTTGCCATGCTTTAAGGTGCTATATAGTTGCTCCTACTGCTAgttccctttgaagatgaaccattcAAATGCTATCCTTTTTGTGAAGACTGTTGCAGTTCTTTCTATTCAAACAAATGCCAACCCTATACGACAATACAAGCACACAGGGGTGTGCATGCCCACATGCACATTGCCAGTACAAACTGAAAACAGCAAGGAAGCAAGCGCCACTTTATTGGATCAGTGATTGCATTTccagaattttgaattttgttcTGAACTTACTGTTTCAATCTAACCTACTGAACTTATCTCTCTTTGCATCCGTTCCTGAATCCTGATAGATTTGAACTGAATATCATTAACCTGATACTGCTATATGcatgttttttttgtttgctGGTGATTTACTTTTAAGCTTTTATTTTACAGGAATACTGCTTCTGGGGGAAATATTGTCTCGAATTTCATTTAAATGTTTAGATGTCAATACAATTACAACATTGTCAGACTTCTTTATATCAAGATTGGTAAGTTTGACGCTTTGACTATGTGAATCATGATTATTTCCTCTCAAATACTTTCCTAGTAAAAGTTTTAAGTACGAAAAGGATGGAAGAGAAAGAAGTCCGAGTCATGGTTCTATTGAAGTATTTTCTGTAATCTGTATGGTTGCATTTTTCTTGAACAATAGGCTGACATGTTTGTATTTACACCTGGTATTAATTTAGTAAATGTTACCTTCTGTTCGTGCAATTTTCTTGTTACAATCATGAAGCAAGATGAAACCTAAGGAAACTAACTAGGGAAGGTAATGCATTTATATTTGTATAGGTTCTTGTtagaccaaggccttgttttatataatttaataacagcagcagcaacaataaCAAAACCTCTTTCTCCACATTAAGTTGGGTAGGCTGGAGATGAAACCTAACAAGGGCCAAATACAATGAGGATCTGAGGAGTAATTGGTGTTTGTTGTATAAATAATACCCTAAAACCTTGCATTCAACAACATATTCTTTTTCTCCCTTTCCAAGGAAAGTGTCATCGTTGTTTTAGTGTTATCTACCACTGACtgcaatcatcatcatcacataAAAAAGCTGGCACTTTATTTGGTTTCTAAGTTATAATACTTGTGTTTCATTTGTATGAGTTCCGTTTCTTCACATCAAAAGTGTCAAAATTGTGGTTACGAAAGTTTGTGTTTAGAGCATTACGTGCAAGTGAGCCCCTCTCCTATTGTGTCCTATTTAGCATAGATGGAGAAACTTACATTAAATTAGTTTTCTACATAAGCAGGGTTTTGCATCTCAGTGAGATGCAACAAACCTAACTACAGCATTTATTTACTTAGCTGGTTGTTCATATATTGATGTGACTTCTTTGATTTCACGTCTCCGACCTACCTATCAGTtagcttgtttttttttttaaaaaaaaaagtttaggtGGCATATATATAAGCAATTTATCCAAGTCCTTTACCTGATTAAAAAAATGCATAGATGAGCTTGAGCTTTGGATCAGTTGTTGTATTTTGGTAATTTACCGTTTGGCCCTAGGTTAGACCAATAACCGAAGTTACTTGTGAAGTAGGGTGAGTGATGCAGTTACTGGTCAGGTGCAAAAGTCCTTAATTCTCTTGTCATTCTTGGTGCCTGAACTCTATGGAATCATTGGAATCGTTGCACCTTGCATGGCAGGAGCTTTGCTGCTTGCCGAAGAGGAGGTGCAGCTTTAGGGATTGACTGGGTTTTTTGAGGGTTTTCCCTCTTGAATGCCCTAGCTCATAGTGATTaggctttttttgttttttttttgtcatttaTATTTCATCCACGGGTGTGTATGTTATTGAAGTGAAGCAAATTGGTTGCTTAAGATTGACAATGTGATAAGTGTCTATTCTTTACCATTTGGCACCAGTCCTTACCTTAGCAATACTCATGTATtcttgttttattttttctgtatCAGTCAGATTGGCAAGCAATACGAGGAGCCCTTGTTGGTTGCCTGGCTCTATTGCATAGGAAACAAGGTGTTGGTTGTATCGTGATTGCTGATGTCAAAAGACTAGTTGAGTCTTTCTTACAGAATGTTCCAGTGCAGTCACTTGCAGCTGCTGACCGCAAGGTTGATTTGATTCTTCAGTGCAAAGATGATTAGATAGGTACATCTTAAAATCATTATTTGATACTGATGCCTTTTTCCATCTCTCTGTTTGAATCCAGCTGTGCTTTGAAATTCTGAGCTGCATACTGGATCGGTACCCAGAAGCTGTAAAACAAATGGTGTGGTGATTACTCTATATCTGAACAACACTGGATCATGAGTAGATTGGCAAAACATAATTGCTATCCTTACTGGAAAAAGAATACATTTATGAGTTCTGTCTGTTCATAAACTTTCTAGCTGAGTAGCATATTGGTCTCTACAATTTCTGTTCTCTTCTGTTAGATGTTTTAGGGgtgtttttattttaattttttttatcgaTCTGTTATAGAACTTTGTGATCATATCTTTTTTGCATCCCCCCTCCTCTGCACCAGGATCTGATCTCCTTGTTTTTTAGTTACTAATTAGTGGTTAAGAAGAAACAGATTTAATGATATCACATACCCATAGACCctgaccaccaccacctccatatGCTCAAGTGTGTATATGTATTTTCGTTAAATAGTAAGCACAGTATCCATTACCTTCACAGtgcttggattttttttttcaaatcacATATATCAATAGGACCATGTTTCTTTGATGTAATATAATTCTGGTTTACCTTAAATTGGACAAATACCTACCACGAAGCATAACCATGGGAATGGAAATTGGAAACTATTATAAAGCTTTTTTAGATAATGCTAATCATTTGAGAGAATTCTGGTCATCATCACATCTGAGCTCATGGGGATTTAGTTTTTGTCTCACTGCCAGTTCATTTGTAAATTTGTAGTTACTGTTCTTTAGATTTATGCAGAGGCTAAATGTAAACACAATCTTTTTGATATTTCTAGGATGGTGAACAGCTGTATGGGATCTGTGAAGCAATTGATGAAGAAAAGGATCCAGAGTGCTTGATGCTTTCTTTTCATGTAGTGGAAGTTGTCATGAAGCTGTTTCCAGATTCATCTGGTTTGGCAGCACAGTTTGCAGGGGATGTTTTTGAGATTCTGAGCAAGTATTTTCCTGTCTACTTCACACATGTATGCTAATTGACCAGTTTGCTTGTCAATCCATTTTCTTTGCTCTATCGTTCTGTTACTTAGTAGGTGATCTTTCTTTCTCCAAAGTGGGATCATGATTATGTGTATCATGTCTGTATGCAGGGAGTGGGTAATGGTTTGGATGCTACACGGGAAGACCTCTCTAGAGCATTGATGGTATGAATCTGTTatttcacttgatttatttatgATTTCAAGAAGGTTTCCTTTTTTATGATCTCAAGTTTTCAACTAAAGATATGCTTAACATTACTGAGCTCTCTCTAATGGAGGAGTTGTAGTTTTCTGTTACTAGGTGCTTTCATGTTTGTTGGTGAGTAAGGCTTGCATGTTAGTGCATCTTCTTGGCTAACAGTATGTTTGAATACGTGCAGCATGCTTTTTGTTCAACTCAATATTTTGAGCCTTTTGTCATCCCTTTGCTTCTTGAtaagctttcttcttctcttccatTGGCAAAGGTAAGCAGCTCCACTTTCTGCATTGCTCCTACTTCATCAATTTACCGTAGTGAATGCCCTCAGTAATTTTGTAGTGCTCATCTTTTATCTTCTTTGCAGATTGATTCTTTAAAATATTTGGACAATTGCATTCGCTTCTATGGAGCTGATAGAATGGTTAGACATGCATCAGCTGTTTGGTACAAGTTGAAAGAAGTGATTTTTGACCTTTCTTCAGATCAGTTGCTAATATCAGAGGCTGTGAATTGTTTGAAGACTGCTATTATGTATACTGATTCTTCAGATAAAGATCTTTTTATTAATTTGATCTTGTTGGATGAGGATATTGTGAACAAGATTCGCTCTGTATCAAGTGTGGAGAAGTCCATATTGAGTTCATCAGAGGACCTGGCCCAACTGCATGCACTTGGAAGTGTTATTTCTATTCTTGCTGAATCATCTACATATTTCTGTACTAGAGTTCTTCAAGAGCACTTTGTTCACTTGGTAGATATTGTGGGAACCAAAGCTGACTATGAATCTCAGCAGTTGAATAATTGTAATGGATCATCTTCTGCTcccgtcaactatggagcactCTATTTATCTGTTCAATTGCTTTCATCCTGTAGAGAAGTGGCTTATAAAGATTGTTCTTCGGTTAAATTAGCAAAGGAATCCTGGTGGCTTATCTTAGAGAAAAAGCTGGAGCAGTTGATCCATCTACTTCGATCCTTTTTTACTGTAACTTCTCGGTCTATGCAGCCACTGTTTAGACAAGAATATGTCTCTTGTGCTGGTAAGTTAACATCTTAACTATGAGTGTACCACAGGTACATTTTTGAGACATTGACCTGATTGGTGTCGTCACATTTCTGTACACTACATTGATGCATGCATGTCATATAGCTCCATGTCGCCAAAGTTACAAATTAACAAATACTAAATGCACATGGTGTCCAACTCTTTTCCAGTTTACCTATTTTGTGTTAGTGTTGTACTTATTGCATTCTGAATTAAGTTATATATTCTAATTCATTTAGTTCTTATAAATGGTTTGCAGTGAAGGGCTTGCTAACACTAGCAACATTCCCAGAACAGTGCTCGCCTCTGCCAGCAAATGCTTATGAGGATATTCTGCTTATGTTTACGTCAATAGTTATAAACAAGTTTGAAAATGTAGATCTGTGGAGATTGTCATTGAAAGCATTGACCAGCATTGGTTCATCTATTGCCGAGTTCCATGCTTCTGAAAGGGAAGTGGTTTACTACAGAACGGTTGTTGACAAGATTGTTCCTTTGGTTGAATCTTATGATACTTCAATGCCTCTGAGTCTAAGACTCGAAGCAAGTTATGAAGTTGGAACTGCTGGGTTGAACTATATGTTAAGAGTTGCGAAATCACTTGAAGTCGCTGTTGTCACGAATATTTCTGAATCTGAGGTCTGCTCGCCTTGTTGACTTCTTATCTCATGCAACTTTTCATTCGTATATAAGCAACTGAACAAAGTTTTTACTGATGATGCAGGCTAATGGAAGAATGGAATGTGCTGAACATGTGGCCCGTTTATTTGAGTGCTACTCTAGCCAGGTCCTTCCTTGGTATGACAACTTTGGTTTTTAGTATGTAATTCTGTGTCAAGAGAAGTCTACGGTCTAAAAAACCCTGCCTAGGATTGTGCAACTTAATTGTTAAAATATGTTCCAGAAACTTGGCCATTGAATAGTTGTGACAGGCTATCATGTTCTGTGATAGACTTCTCAAACATGGACTAGTCTAACACTCCAACTGATTGCTATTATTTTTATCGTAATATATTGTGGTAAGTGATCCATTCTCCCTGAGTAATAATTTCCTTTATTGCAGGTTATTAACTTCTGGTGGTGTCAATGAACTTGCATTGAGCTTCGCTCTGCGTCTATTGGATGAGACTAAGGATTTGACTGTGTTAGATAGAATCAGCTCACAGGTGAAGCTCTATCAAATTGAACATTTCTGTTAATTGAGTTATTAGGAGTGTCTTGTGTTTATGGTGGTACATCTTGCATGATGAAGTATTCTGCATGTAATGATGGCACTCTAATATCTCTTTTTCAGGGTCTCCTTGACTCACTAATGACTGGGATGAAGCTTTTAGTTGGAGTATGTACAGAGGAGCAACAATCACTTATCGTTCAGAAAGCATATAGCATAATATCTTCAATGCTCTCACTCCCAATGAAATTGATGACAGGCCGTCTTTTGGCTGTAGATGAGTTAGTTCCTTCACATTCTGTTCCGGAAACCGCTCTCATCAGCATGTTTTCGTCGATTATAGTAGGCCTTCGGCCTCAAACACCTGTACCAGATATGATGGTGATGATTAACCTCTTTACTGTCTTTCTACTAAATGGGAAAATCCCAGCTGCTTATGCATTAGCTTCTATTTTCAATAAATATCTACACAGTCCAGAGTTTTCACGCGAGAATCAGCTGGATAAAATACTTGATGATATTCTTGAGAGGTGTTTCTCAACTGTATTAGCCAACAGCTCCTCAAAGATATCCCACTCTTCTGCTGGCACTTCAGATGATGTTGATTCCTCAGATGTCTTCTCTGGAAACAAGCTTTCTAAGATTAATATCTTGTCTAGTTTGGCTTGGATTGGCAAAGGATTACTTATGAGAGGAGATGAGAAGGTGAAGGACATTTCAATGTTTCTTCTTAAGATTCTATGCTCAGATGAGATTTTGGCTAGTATTCCATTCCATCAGGAAGAACCTTATAGCGGCAATTCATCAGATACTTCTCTTGCAATATCTGCAGCTAGTGCATTCCATGTGATGATGAGTGATTCAGAAATGTGTCTAAATAAAAAATTTCATGCAAGAATAAAACCATTATACAAGCAGCGTTTCTTCTCAATACTGATGCCGATCTTCCTCTCTAAAATTAAAGAAACAACTGCAGTCACGACAAAGTAAGTATTGGCGTTCCTGTTATTTTATTCCTTTATATCTTTTACTGATTACTGCTTGCTTTTCCAGTCATATGCTTCACACAAACTATTCTTCTCCAGTGCATCATTGCTGTTCCCTTTTATATTATGCTTTTCTCCTTACCAGTATTCCTTTTGTAAGTTTGATGACATATTGAAATCTCTTTTGTTGTGGAATGATGATGAGGGGCTTACGCGCATCTAGTTGTGGTTTGTTCTGTTTATAAAATACCAAATGACATTTGTATCTCTTGTATTAGACATGCGTTATGAACCTAGATCTGGGTGGCCCTAACCCAAGCAGCCTGGCATCAGCCAGCCAATAGGCGGCAGTCGGACCACAAGTGCAGTGATAGAAGGGGACTGCCCCTACCCTAACAGATTGATATATTCTTGCCTGATTAGATTGATACATTTCCTCATACAGAGAGGCTTACTTGACCCCTAAGCAAGAGATCCTTATCGCTaactaaccctaaccctaatgggTCACATTATCTAAGCCAGCACAATAGGCCTAGCCAACTGGCCATTTCACATGTTAGTGAAAGAAGTGACACAGTGACATCATTTCTGATACTCATACACTAGTTTAACAAAGAAACAGTGCTGGCAACCTAAAATGAACTGAATTGCCATGGCTTTAGAAGTGGTGCAATTCATTGTGTTATTCGTATCTTGGAAAGCATTGAGTCAAGAAAACCACATAGCATCATCTTCCTTGCACAATGTAAAAAAGAAGTAGCATCATTATGTGATATGGCAGGTTGTTATTGCTTGGTGGCTATTTATATGTTTTATTAGTTACGGATTTAAGAACTGCTTGTGTGTTGTTAGCTTGTCCAATTATAATCTCTTAAAATGATAGAAAGAATCCCTACAATTGCAGATTGGCAGTATACCGAGCTTTTGGGCATATCATTTCCAATGCTCCAGTACCAGCAGTTATAACAGAAGCACACCAGGTTACAGCTCTTTTTGATTATGATATACATACTTATGTCCATGTAGTATTAGCATTCACAGTCTAATTAACCTATTATTCCCCATCTTGCAGATTTTACTTGTGATGGTTGATAGCTTAGCTAAATTAAGTTTGGACATTGAGGACAAGGATCTGGTGTACAGTTTGTTACTTGTCTTCTCTGGAatgttgatggatgaaaagggttggatcatttttattgctttATTTTTACATTCTCACCAACTTTTAGTTTATAGGATAATATAGGTTGTGCCCTCCAGATGGATAAATTGCTTTGTGATCTTTGATGTTGCCCTTCAAGTTC encodes:
- the LOC8060730 gene encoding MMS19 nucleotide excision repair protein homolog isoform X2, with the translated sequence MLSFHVVEVVMKLFPDSSGLAAQFAGDVFEILSKYFPVYFTHGVGNGLDATREDLSRALMHAFCSTQYFEPFVIPLLLDKLSSSLPLAKIDSLKYLDNCIRFYGADRMVRHASAVWYKLKEVIFDLSSDQLLISEAVNCLKTAIMYTDSSDKDLFINLILLDEDIVNKIRSVSSVEKSILSSSEDLAQLHALGSVISILAESSTYFCTRVLQEHFVHLVDIVGTKADYESQQLNNCNGSSSAPVNYGALYLSVQLLSSCREVAYKDCSSVKLAKESWWLILEKKLEQLIHLLRSFFTVTSRSMQPLFRQEYVSCAVKGLLTLATFPEQCSPLPANAYEDILLMFTSIVINKFENVDLWRLSLKALTSIGSSIAEFHASEREVVYYRTVVDKIVPLVESYDTSMPLSLRLEASYEVGTAGLNYMLRVAKSLEVAVVTNISESEANGRMECAEHVARLFECYSSQVLPWLLTSGGVNELALSFALRLLDETKDLTVLDRISSQGLLDSLMTGMKLLVGVCTEEQQSLIVQKAYSIISSMLSLPMKLMTGRLLAVDELVPSHSVPETALISMFSSIIVGLRPQTPVPDMMVMINLFTVFLLNGKIPAAYALASIFNKYLHSPEFSRENQLDKILDDILERCFSTVLANSSSKISHSSAGTSDDVDSSDVFSGNKLSKINILSSLAWIGKGLLMRGDEKVKDISMFLLKILCSDEILASIPFHQEEPYSGNSSDTSLAISAASAFHVMMSDSEMCLNKKFHARIKPLYKQRFFSILMPIFLSKIKETTAVTTKLAVYRAFGHIISNAPVPAVITEAHQILLVMVDSLAKLSLDIEDKDLVYSLLLVFSGMLMDEKGKECILDNIQITISVLTELVSYPHMMVVRETALQCLVAFSTLPHSKIYPMRRKVVQAAIKALDDKKRAVRQAAVRCRQTWQSFA
- the LOC8060730 gene encoding MMS19 nucleotide excision repair protein homolog isoform X1, which encodes MVRVPPGEWVPHVEAYVDVSRPAAQHSASVDALAALVNKDNLTLFDLVSKMDMYLTTTDHIVRSRGILLLGEILSRISFKCLDVNTITTLSDFFISRLSDWQAIRGALVGCLALLHRKQGVGCIVIADVKRLVESFLQNVPVQSLAAADRKLCFEILSCILDRYPEAVKQMDGEQLYGICEAIDEEKDPECLMLSFHVVEVVMKLFPDSSGLAAQFAGDVFEILSKYFPVYFTHGVGNGLDATREDLSRALMHAFCSTQYFEPFVIPLLLDKLSSSLPLAKIDSLKYLDNCIRFYGADRMVRHASAVWYKLKEVIFDLSSDQLLISEAVNCLKTAIMYTDSSDKDLFINLILLDEDIVNKIRSVSSVEKSILSSSEDLAQLHALGSVISILAESSTYFCTRVLQEHFVHLVDIVGTKADYESQQLNNCNGSSSAPVNYGALYLSVQLLSSCREVAYKDCSSVKLAKESWWLILEKKLEQLIHLLRSFFTVTSRSMQPLFRQEYVSCAVKGLLTLATFPEQCSPLPANAYEDILLMFTSIVINKFENVDLWRLSLKALTSIGSSIAEFHASEREVVYYRTVVDKIVPLVESYDTSMPLSLRLEASYEVGTAGLNYMLRVAKSLEVAVVTNISESEANGRMECAEHVARLFECYSSQVLPWLLTSGGVNELALSFALRLLDETKDLTVLDRISSQGLLDSLMTGMKLLVGVCTEEQQSLIVQKAYSIISSMLSLPMKLMTGRLLAVDELVPSHSVPETALISMFSSIIVGLRPQTPVPDMMVMINLFTVFLLNGKIPAAYALASIFNKYLHSPEFSRENQLDKILDDILERCFSTVLANSSSKISHSSAGTSDDVDSSDVFSGNKLSKINILSSLAWIGKGLLMRGDEKVKDISMFLLKILCSDEILASIPFHQEEPYSGNSSDTSLAISAASAFHVMMSDSEMCLNKKFHARIKPLYKQRFFSILMPIFLSKIKETTAVTTKLAVYRAFGHIISNAPVPAVITEAHQILLVMVDSLAKLSLDIEDKDLVYSLLLVFSGMLMDEKGKECILDNIQITISVLTELVSYPHMMVVRETALQCLVAFSTLPHSKIYPMRRKVVQAAIKALDDKKRAVRQAAVRCRQTWQSFA